Proteins encoded in a region of the Archangium lipolyticum genome:
- a CDS encoding class I SAM-dependent methyltransferase encodes MSRIIAMLARQPRFAPLLPRGAAEASERLLHQVGLLRPWMLQILGAPWYGRLVSALERHTFPGMCLEIGLRKRFMDDETRAALADGTRQVLVVGAGLDTLCWRLAPEFPEVTFVEVDHPATQAMKREALGGMGPLPSNLHLAEADLSRVPLDEVLSRLPVWRMEAPSVVIIEAVLMYLDPASVSALLKALHRSTGPGSQLLLTCVRNDEHGRLRAGPVTRWVTETGLRRAGEPLLWDIREGELAFFMERHGFRLDESPERVDLHRRYLVPAGLLEEPVEGVEFPAVAKRC; translated from the coding sequence GTGAGCCGGATCATCGCGATGCTCGCGCGCCAGCCCCGGTTCGCCCCACTGCTGCCAAGGGGAGCCGCGGAGGCCTCGGAGCGGCTCCTGCATCAGGTGGGGCTGCTGCGGCCCTGGATGCTCCAGATTCTCGGCGCGCCCTGGTACGGCCGCCTCGTCAGCGCGCTCGAGCGGCACACCTTTCCCGGCATGTGCCTGGAGATCGGTCTGCGCAAGCGCTTCATGGACGATGAGACCCGCGCCGCGCTGGCGGACGGGACGCGGCAGGTGCTGGTCGTCGGAGCGGGGCTCGACACGCTGTGCTGGCGGCTGGCCCCCGAGTTCCCGGAGGTCACCTTCGTCGAGGTGGACCATCCGGCCACCCAGGCGATGAAGCGCGAGGCCCTCGGCGGCATGGGGCCCCTGCCCTCCAACCTGCATCTGGCGGAAGCGGATCTGTCCCGCGTTCCCCTGGACGAGGTGCTCTCCCGGCTCCCGGTGTGGCGCATGGAGGCCCCGAGCGTCGTCATCATCGAGGCGGTGTTGATGTACCTGGACCCGGCCAGTGTGTCGGCGTTGCTGAAGGCGCTCCATCGGAGCACCGGTCCCGGGAGCCAGCTGCTCCTCACCTGCGTCCGCAATGACGAGCACGGAAGGCTCCGGGCGGGACCGGTCACCCGCTGGGTGACGGAGACCGGGCTGAGGCGCGCGGGCGAGCCACTCCTCTGGGACATCCGGGAGGGAGAGCTGGCCTTCTTCATGGAGCGGCACGGCTTCCGGTTGGACGAGTCTCCCGAGCGCGTGGACCTGCACCGCCGCTATCTGGTGCCCGCGGGCCTGCTGGAGGAGCCCGTGGAGGGAGTCGAGTTCCCGGCCGTGGCGAAGAGGTGCTGA
- a CDS encoding ATP-binding protein: MTATALLRQHAEQQYAEELAELAKADDRPKPEGWKLSPWAVRTYLLGGQLPSGFKVGAKYIGNARLVEIAVATLATDRALLLYGVPGTAKSWLSEHLAAAICGDSTLLVQGTAGTDEAALRYGWNYARLLAEGPSEKAMVPSPVMRAMREGKLARIEELTRMPGEVQDALITLLSEKTLPVPELSTEVQAHAGFNVIATANNRDRGVNELSSALLRRFNTVVLPVPDSLEQEVEIVEKRVAELGRTLALPAEKPALEEIRRVVTLFRELRGGATTDGATKLKTPSGSLSTAEIISVVNGGLAMAGYYGDGVLRAPDMAAGLTGAIVKDPVQDRVVWLEYLKTVVKEREGWKDLYRACMEVL, encoded by the coding sequence GTGACCGCTACCGCCCTTCTGCGCCAGCACGCCGAACAGCAATACGCCGAGGAGCTGGCCGAGCTCGCCAAGGCCGATGACCGCCCGAAGCCCGAGGGCTGGAAGCTCTCGCCCTGGGCCGTGCGCACCTACCTGCTCGGCGGCCAGCTGCCGAGCGGCTTCAAGGTGGGAGCCAAGTACATCGGCAACGCGCGGCTGGTGGAGATCGCCGTGGCGACGCTCGCCACGGACCGGGCCCTGCTGCTCTACGGGGTGCCGGGCACCGCGAAGTCGTGGCTGAGCGAGCACCTCGCGGCGGCCATCTGCGGGGACTCGACGCTGCTGGTGCAGGGCACGGCCGGCACGGACGAGGCGGCCCTGCGCTACGGCTGGAACTACGCGCGGCTGCTGGCCGAGGGCCCCTCGGAGAAGGCCATGGTGCCGAGCCCGGTGATGCGGGCCATGCGCGAGGGCAAGCTGGCGCGCATCGAGGAGCTGACGCGCATGCCGGGCGAGGTGCAGGACGCCCTCATCACCCTGCTGAGCGAGAAGACGCTGCCCGTGCCCGAGCTGTCCACCGAGGTGCAGGCGCACGCGGGCTTCAACGTCATCGCCACGGCGAACAACCGGGACCGGGGCGTGAACGAGCTGTCGAGCGCCCTCTTGCGCCGCTTCAACACGGTGGTGCTGCCGGTGCCCGACTCGCTGGAGCAGGAGGTGGAGATCGTCGAGAAGCGCGTGGCGGAGCTGGGCCGCACCCTGGCGCTGCCGGCGGAGAAGCCGGCGCTGGAGGAGATCCGCCGGGTGGTCACCCTCTTCCGCGAGCTGCGGGGCGGGGCGACGACGGATGGCGCGACGAAGCTCAAGACGCCCTCGGGCTCGCTGTCCACGGCGGAGATCATCTCGGTGGTGAACGGTGGCCTGGCCATGGCGGGCTACTACGGGGACGGGGTGCTCCGGGCGCCGGACATGGCCGCGGGCCTGACGGGCGCCATCGTGAAGGACCCGGTGCAGGACCGGGTGGTGTGGCTGGAGTACCTGAAGACGGTGGTGAAGGAGCGCGAGGGCTGGAAGGACCTCTACCGCGCCTGCATGGAGGTGCTGTGA
- a CDS encoding VWA domain-containing protein has translation MKSPEEERLERWRLILGEPAQLTLGTPLGEAELRMDRALAALYDSERKAGLGGSSPHVTRWLGDIREYFPASVVRVMQGDAMTRLGLTEMLLQPEMLEAVEPDVSLVATLLSLRKVIPQKTKETARKVVRRVVDDLERRLRAPTERAVRGALSRSSRTRRPRAGEIDWERTLRANLGNYQPERKAVVVEKLVGQGRKRSSLRDVVLCIDQSGSMAASVVYSSIFGAVLASMRAVTTRMVVFDTAVVDLSEELSDPVDLLFGTQLGGGTDIDRALAYCQQLVTRPAQTILVLITDLYEGGNAQRMIQRAASLVRSGVVVICLLSLSDQGTPAYDSHNAAQLAALGIPTFACTPDQFPELMAAAIQRQDIGAWAARNDIQLARSG, from the coding sequence ATGAAGTCGCCTGAAGAGGAGCGGCTGGAGCGCTGGAGGCTCATCCTGGGCGAGCCCGCGCAGTTGACGCTGGGAACCCCCCTGGGCGAGGCCGAGCTGCGCATGGACCGGGCGCTCGCGGCGCTGTACGACTCCGAGCGCAAGGCGGGCCTGGGAGGCTCCTCGCCGCACGTGACGCGCTGGCTGGGGGACATCCGCGAGTACTTCCCGGCCTCGGTGGTGCGCGTCATGCAGGGCGATGCGATGACGCGGCTCGGGCTCACGGAGATGCTGTTGCAGCCGGAGATGCTCGAGGCGGTGGAGCCGGACGTGTCGCTGGTGGCGACGCTGCTGTCGCTGCGCAAGGTCATCCCGCAGAAGACGAAGGAGACGGCGCGCAAGGTGGTGCGCAGGGTGGTGGACGACCTGGAGCGGCGCCTGCGGGCGCCCACGGAGCGGGCCGTCCGGGGTGCGCTGTCGAGATCCTCGCGCACACGGAGGCCGAGGGCGGGGGAGATCGACTGGGAGCGGACGCTGCGGGCGAACCTCGGTAACTACCAGCCGGAGCGCAAGGCGGTGGTGGTGGAGAAGCTGGTGGGCCAGGGACGCAAGCGCTCGAGCCTGCGGGACGTGGTGCTGTGCATCGACCAGAGCGGCTCGATGGCGGCCTCGGTCGTCTATTCGAGCATCTTCGGAGCGGTGCTCGCCTCGATGCGGGCGGTGACCACGCGGATGGTCGTCTTCGACACGGCGGTGGTGGACCTGAGCGAGGAGCTCTCCGACCCCGTGGACCTGCTCTTCGGCACGCAGCTGGGCGGAGGCACGGACATCGACCGGGCGCTCGCGTACTGCCAGCAGCTCGTGACACGGCCGGCACAGACGATCCTCGTGCTCATCACGGACCTGTACGAGGGAGGCAATGCCCAGCGGATGATTCAACGGGCCGCGTCGCTGGTGCGCAGCGGCGTGGTGGTCATCTGCCTGCTGTCGCTGAGCGACCAGGGGACACCGGCCTACGACAGCCACAACGCCGCGCAGCTGGCGGCCCTGGGCATCCCCACCTTCGCCTGCACACCGGACCAGTTCCCCGAGTTGATGGCTGCGGCCATTCAACGGCAGGACATTGGCGCCTGGGCGGCGCGCAACGACATCCAGCTCGCGCGCTCGGGCTGA
- a CDS encoding DUF5682 family protein has protein sequence MSAEAGASVHVLGVRHHGPGSARSVRAALERLQPDVVLIEGPPDADALLPLAAHAEMKPPVALLVYSVDRPAQAVFYPFAVFSPEWQALQYALERTLPVRFIDLPQMHRLAPEDEATEKPEAVEPPGTPRSDPLGALARAAGYEDGELWWDHLIEQRQNPEGVFEAVLEAMSALREGEGELSPHEARREAHMRRSIRQAKKDGFQRIAVVCGAWHAPALVQQRPAKEDDALLRGLPKAKVAATWIPWTYDRLGWRSGYGAGVESPGWYAHLWLSPQRAVTSWAARIAHLLRDEGLDASSANVIETVRLAETLAALRGLSSAGLAELRDAALAVLCGGDATPLALVHEKLEVGTGLGVVPAEVPSVPLARDLAALQKSLRLPPSAESRLQELDLRKDMDRERSRLLHRLRLLDIPWGTPEEDPRSSTGTFRETWRLKWDPELAVRVVEASLFGNTVESAATSRVVTRAAEATELGTLTALLDAALLSELSAAIDTVLRHVQALSTRSADVPKLLEAFPSLAHAVRYGSVRETPTGPIRAIADGLFERILIGLPGACVSLDDDAAHQRRDQLRAMHAAVALLEGGERGEEWAEALNQLVHRDAVHGLLRGTALRLGVELGRVRDEELGTLSRRALSPAVPPAEAAAWLEGLVSGSALLMLHRQDLWAALDGWLSGLTRESFVEHLPLVRRAFADFSTAERRAMGERVKQLSSAPAEGKEKAAAEELDAERVARVLPVLSTILGVRIHEVA, from the coding sequence GTGAGCGCGGAGGCGGGCGCGTCGGTGCACGTGCTCGGCGTGCGGCACCACGGCCCGGGGAGCGCGCGCAGCGTCCGGGCCGCCCTCGAGCGGCTCCAACCGGACGTGGTCCTCATCGAGGGCCCACCGGACGCGGACGCCCTGCTGCCGCTGGCGGCGCACGCGGAGATGAAGCCGCCGGTGGCGCTGCTCGTCTACTCGGTGGACCGCCCGGCGCAAGCCGTCTTCTACCCGTTCGCCGTCTTCTCGCCGGAGTGGCAGGCCCTCCAGTACGCCCTGGAGCGCACCCTCCCGGTGCGGTTCATCGACCTTCCACAGATGCACCGGCTGGCCCCCGAGGACGAGGCCACCGAGAAGCCCGAGGCCGTGGAGCCGCCCGGCACACCCCGGTCGGATCCGCTCGGAGCGCTCGCACGCGCCGCGGGCTACGAGGACGGCGAGCTCTGGTGGGACCACCTCATCGAGCAGCGCCAGAATCCCGAGGGCGTGTTCGAGGCCGTGCTGGAGGCCATGAGCGCCCTGCGCGAGGGCGAGGGAGAGCTGTCCCCGCACGAGGCCCGGCGCGAGGCCCACATGCGGCGGAGCATCCGTCAGGCGAAGAAGGACGGCTTCCAGCGGATCGCCGTCGTGTGCGGCGCATGGCACGCCCCGGCGCTCGTGCAGCAGCGGCCCGCGAAAGAGGACGACGCGCTGCTGCGCGGCCTGCCGAAAGCGAAGGTGGCCGCCACGTGGATTCCCTGGACGTATGACCGGCTCGGCTGGCGCAGCGGGTACGGCGCGGGCGTGGAGTCACCGGGATGGTACGCGCACCTGTGGCTCTCGCCCCAACGGGCGGTGACGTCGTGGGCGGCGCGCATCGCGCACCTGCTGCGCGACGAGGGACTGGACGCCTCCTCCGCGAACGTCATCGAGACGGTGCGGCTCGCCGAGACGCTCGCGGCCCTGCGGGGCCTGTCCTCGGCGGGGCTGGCGGAGCTGAGGGACGCGGCGCTCGCCGTTCTGTGCGGCGGAGACGCGACACCGCTGGCGCTCGTCCACGAGAAGCTCGAGGTCGGCACCGGGCTGGGCGTGGTGCCCGCCGAGGTGCCCTCGGTCCCGCTCGCCCGGGACCTGGCCGCGCTGCAGAAGTCGCTGCGCCTGCCGCCCTCCGCCGAGAGCAGGTTGCAGGAGCTGGATCTGCGCAAGGACATGGACCGCGAGCGGAGCCGGTTGCTGCACCGCCTGCGGCTGCTCGACATCCCCTGGGGCACTCCAGAGGAGGACCCTCGGAGCTCGACGGGCACCTTCCGCGAGACGTGGCGCCTGAAGTGGGACCCCGAGCTGGCCGTGCGGGTCGTCGAGGCGAGCCTCTTCGGGAACACGGTGGAGTCGGCGGCGACCTCTCGCGTGGTGACGCGCGCGGCGGAGGCGACCGAGCTCGGCACGCTGACGGCCCTGCTCGATGCGGCCCTGCTCTCGGAGCTGTCCGCCGCCATCGACACCGTGCTGCGCCACGTGCAGGCGCTCTCCACGCGCTCGGCGGACGTGCCGAAGCTGCTCGAGGCGTTCCCGTCCCTGGCGCACGCGGTCCGCTACGGCAGCGTCCGCGAGACGCCCACCGGCCCCATCCGCGCCATCGCCGACGGGCTGTTCGAGCGCATCCTCATCGGCCTGCCCGGGGCGTGCGTCTCCCTGGATGACGACGCCGCGCACCAGCGCCGCGACCAGCTGCGCGCGATGCATGCCGCGGTGGCGCTGCTGGAGGGCGGGGAGCGCGGAGAGGAGTGGGCCGAGGCCCTGAACCAGCTCGTGCACCGCGACGCCGTGCACGGGCTCCTGCGCGGGACGGCGCTGCGGTTGGGGGTGGAGCTCGGACGGGTGCGGGACGAGGAGCTGGGGACGCTCTCCCGGAGGGCCCTGTCCCCGGCCGTGCCTCCCGCCGAGGCGGCGGCGTGGCTGGAGGGGCTCGTGTCGGGGAGCGCGCTGCTGATGCTGCACCGGCAGGACCTCTGGGCGGCGCTCGATGGGTGGCTCTCGGGCCTCACGCGGGAGTCCTTCGTCGAGCACCTTCCCCTGGTGCGGCGCGCGTTCGCCGACTTCAGCACCGCCGAGCGGCGTGCCATGGGGGAGCGGGTCAAACAGCTCTCATCCGCTCCGGCGGAGGGGAAAGAGAAGGCGGCCGCGGAGGAGCTGGACGCGGAGCGCGTGGCGCGGGTCCTTCCGGTGCTGTCCACCATCCTGGGAGTGCGAATCCATGAAGTCGCCTGA
- a CDS encoding ELWxxDGT repeat protein: MRRWRGMAMLCSLALGCGGPLPDEGIQEDGRSRASSPSEQEEVELTAEWGRVEPGTARLVKDIFPMAHTPPWHGPEPESLVAFRGKLYFAANFEDGRRELWKSDGTTAGTVPVKRFLAPSGIPLYSTTLTELTPLGSRLFFVVGDETHGRELWVSDGTTGGTRLLKDITPGPEGSEPYRLTVVGNTLLFFRYIPGTDTTPSRHELWRSNGTEAGTVRVKDLGPETALIYSQAIVGNTLFFAFSDLEHGTELWKTDGTEAGTGLVTDIVPGANSSYPFHLTALGGRVFFTATDPVHGTTVWRTDGTAAGTERVADLIPGTDNEYVQLLGTIGGCLYLAAPDPSDQSTRLYRLKDGTAGIHVKLVTTLPNPYSDPDASTYITASTVAGRKLFLALGIYGSGPAPRDVQLWVTDGTDSGTKPLHSPLSTSDEFGSTLYALDGRILFSGADGEAGLELWESDGTVRGTRQLQDIAPGGTWSYPHSFIRVGSKVFFVAQDGVHGSELWVMPLRR, encoded by the coding sequence ATGAGACGGTGGCGTGGAATGGCGATGCTCTGCTCGCTGGCACTGGGGTGCGGCGGGCCACTGCCCGATGAAGGCATCCAGGAGGACGGGCGCTCGCGGGCCAGCTCTCCGAGCGAGCAGGAGGAGGTCGAGCTGACGGCGGAGTGGGGACGCGTGGAGCCGGGCACCGCGCGTCTGGTCAAGGACATCTTCCCCATGGCCCACACGCCGCCATGGCACGGCCCCGAACCGGAGAGCCTCGTGGCGTTCCGCGGCAAGCTCTACTTCGCCGCCAACTTCGAGGACGGCCGCCGGGAGCTGTGGAAGAGCGACGGAACCACCGCGGGCACCGTGCCGGTGAAGAGGTTCCTGGCGCCCTCCGGCATTCCCCTCTACTCCACCACGCTGACGGAGCTGACGCCCCTGGGCTCGCGGCTCTTCTTCGTGGTGGGCGACGAGACACATGGCCGCGAGCTGTGGGTCAGTGACGGCACCACCGGGGGAACGCGGCTGCTGAAGGACATCACCCCGGGGCCCGAGGGCTCCGAGCCGTACAGGCTGACGGTCGTGGGCAACACCCTGCTCTTCTTCCGCTACATCCCCGGGACCGACACAACCCCCTCCCGCCATGAGTTGTGGAGGAGCAACGGCACCGAGGCCGGCACGGTGCGGGTGAAGGATCTGGGGCCCGAGACGGCCCTGATCTACTCGCAGGCCATCGTGGGCAACACGCTCTTCTTCGCCTTCTCGGACCTGGAGCACGGGACCGAGCTGTGGAAGACGGATGGCACCGAGGCCGGCACGGGGCTCGTCACGGACATCGTTCCGGGCGCCAACAGCTCCTACCCGTTCCACCTGACGGCCCTGGGCGGACGCGTCTTCTTCACCGCCACGGACCCGGTTCACGGCACCACGGTGTGGAGGACCGATGGCACCGCGGCCGGCACGGAGCGCGTCGCGGACCTGATACCGGGCACGGACAACGAATACGTCCAGCTCCTCGGGACGATCGGCGGTTGCCTGTACCTCGCGGCGCCGGATCCGTCCGACCAATCGACGCGCCTGTACAGGCTGAAGGACGGCACCGCGGGCATTCACGTGAAGCTCGTCACCACCCTTCCCAATCCCTACAGCGATCCGGACGCGTCCACCTACATCACAGCTTCCACCGTCGCGGGCAGGAAGCTCTTCCTGGCGCTGGGCATCTACGGCTCCGGCCCGGCCCCGCGCGACGTACAGCTCTGGGTGACCGATGGGACGGACTCCGGGACGAAGCCGCTGCACAGTCCCCTGAGCACGTCCGACGAGTTCGGCTCCACGCTCTACGCCCTGGATGGCCGCATCCTCTTCAGCGGCGCCGATGGCGAAGCGGGCCTGGAACTGTGGGAGAGCGATGGGACGGTGAGGGGCACGCGGCAACTGCAGGACATCGCGCCGGGCGGCACCTGGTCGTACCCGCACAGCTTCATCCGCGTGGGCTCGAAGGTCTTCTTCGTCGCCCAGGACGGAGTCCACGGCAGCGAGCTGTGGGTCATGCCGCTGCGGCGCTAG